One genomic region from Sciurus carolinensis chromosome 2, mSciCar1.2, whole genome shotgun sequence encodes:
- the Capn3 gene encoding calpain-3 isoform X2: MPYLLPGFFCDRVIRERDRRNGEGTVAQPLKFEGQDFVVLKQRCLAQKCLFEDRVFPAGVQALGSHELSQKTKMKAIMWKRPKEICENPRFIIGGANRTDICQGDLGDCWFLAAIACLTLNERLLFRVIPHDQSFTENYAGIFHFQFWRYGDWVDVVVDDCLPTYNNQLVFTKSNHRNEFWSALLEKAYAKLHGSYEALKGGNTTEAMEDFTGGVTEFFEIKDAPRDMYKIMRKAIERGSLMGCSIDDGTNMTYGTSPSGLNMGELIARMVRNMDNSLLRDSDLDPRGSDDRPTRTIVPVQYETRMACGLVKGHAYSVTGLEEALFKGEKVKLVRLRNPWGQVEWNGSWSDGWKDWSFVDKDEKARLQHQVTEDGEFWMSYEDFIYHFTKLEICNLTADALESDKLQTWTVSVNEGRWVRGCSAGGCRNFPDTFWTNPQYRLKLLEEDDDPDDSEVICSFLVALMQKNRRKDRKLGANLFTIGFAIYEVPKEMHGNKQHLQKDFFLYNASKARSKTYINMREVSQRFRLPPSEYVIVPSTYEPHQEGEFILRVFSEKRNLSEEVENTISVDRPVKKKKTKPIIFVSDRANSNKELGVDQESEEGKDKTSPDKQEKSPQPRPGNTDHESEEQQQFRSIFKQIAGDDMEICADELKNVLNTVVNKHKDLKTQGFTLESCRSMIALMDTDGSGRLNLQEFHHLWKKIKAWQKIFKHYDTDQSGTINSYEMRNAVNDAGFHLNSQLYDIITMRYADKHMNIDFDSFICCFVRLEGMFRAFNAFDKDGDGIIKLNVLEWLQLTMYA; this comes from the exons ATGCCTTACCTGCTGCCAGGATTCTTCTGTGATCGCGTGATCCGAGAAAGGGACAGGAGAAATGGCGAGGGCACTGTCGCACAGCCCCTCAAATTTGAGGGGCAGGATTTTGTCGTTCTCAAACAACGGTGCCTGGCTCAGAAGTGCCTCTTTGAAGACCGTGTCTTCCCAGCAGGTGTACAGGCTCTGGGCTCTCATGAACTGAGCCAGAAAACCAAGATGAAGGCCATCATGTGGAAAAGGCCAAAG GAAATTTGTGAGAATCCCAGATTTATCATTGGTGGAGCCAATAGGACTGACATCTGTCAAGGAGATCTAG GGGACTGCTGGTTTCTTGCAGCCATTGCCTGCCTGACCCTGAATGAACGGCTCCTTTTTCGAGTTATACCCCATGATCAAAGTTTCACAGAAAACTACGCAGGAATCTTCCACTTCCAG TTCTGGCGCTATGGAGACTGGGTGGATGTGGTTGTTGATGACTGTCTGCCAACATACAACAATCAACTGGTTTTCACCAAATCCAACCACCGCAACGAGTTCTGGAGTGCTCTGCTGGAGAAGGCATATGCTAA GCTGCATGGTTCCTATGAAGCCCTGAAAGGTGGGAACACCACAGAGGCCATGGAGGACTTCACAGGAGGGGTGACAGAGTTTTTTGAGATCAAGGATGCTCCCAGAGACATGTACAAGATTATGAGGAAAGCCATTGAGAGAGGTTCCCTCATGGGCTGCTCCATTGAC GATGGCACGAACATGACCTATGGAACCTCTCCTTCTGGTCTGAACATGGGGGAGTTGATTGCACGGATGGTGAGGAATATGGATAACTCGCTGCTCAGGGACTCAGACCTCGACCCCAGAGGCTCAGATGACAGACCTACACGG ACAATTGTTCCTGTTCAGTATGAGACAAGAATGGCCTGCGGGCTGGTCAAAGGTCATGCCTACTCCGTCactgggctggaggag GCCTTGTTCAAAGGTGAGAAAGTGAAGCTGGTGCGACTGCGGAATCCCTGGGGCCAGGTAGAGTGGAATGGCTCTTGGAGTGATGG TTGGAAGGATTGGAGCTTTGTGGACAAAGATGAGAAGGCCCGTCTGCAGCACCAGGTCACTGAGGATGGAGAATTTTG GATGTCATATGAGGATTTCATCTACCATTTTACAAAGCTGGAGATTTGCAACCTCACAGCTGATGCTCTGGAGTCTGACAAGCTTCAGACCTGGACAGTGTCTGTGAATGAGGGCCGCTGGGTGAGGGGCTGCTCTGCTGGAGGCTGCCGCAACTTCCCAG ACACTTTCTGGACCAACCCACAGTACCGCCTGAAGCTCCTTGAGGAGGATGATGACCCTGATGACTCTGAGGTGATCTGCAGCTTCCTGGTGGCCTTGATGCAGAAGAACCGGCGGAAGGACCGAAAACTGGGGGCCAACCTCTTCACTATCGGCTTCGCCATCTACGAG GTTCCTAAAGAG ATGCACGGGAACAAGCAGCACCTGCAGAAGGACTTCTTCCTCTATAACGCCTCCAAGGCCAGGAGCAAAACCTACATTAACATGCGGGAGGTGTCTCAGCGTTTCCGCCTGCCTCCCAGCGAGTATGTCATTGTGCCCTCCACCTATGAGCCCCATCAGGAGGGGGAATTCATCCTCCGGGTCTTCTCTGAAAAGCGGAACCTCTCTGA GGAAGTTGAAAATACAATCTCCGTGGATCGGCCAGTG aaaaagaaaaaaaccaag cccATCATCTTCGTTTCAGACAGAGCAAACAGCAACAAGGAGCTGGGTGTGGACCAGGAGTCAGAGGAGGGCAAAGACAAAACAAGCCCTGATAAGCAAGAAAAATCCCCACAG CCACGGCCTGGCAACACAGACCACGAAAGTGAGGAACAGCAGCAATTTCGCAGCATTTTCAAGCAGATAGCTGGTGAC gACATGGAGATCTGTGCAGATGAGCTCAAGAATGTCCTTAATACAGTTGTGAACAAGC ACAAGGATCTGAAGACACAAGGGTTCACGCTGGAGTCTTGCCGTAGCATGATTGCTCTCATGGAT ACAGATGGATCTGGAAGGTTGAACCTGCAAGAGTTCCATCATCTCTGGAAGAAGATCAAGGCCTGGCAG AAAATCTTCAAACACTATGACACAGACCAATCTGGCACCATCAATAGCTATGAGATGAGAAATGCTGTCAATGACGCAG GATTCCACCTCAATAGCCAACTCTATGACATCATTACCATGCGGTACGCAGACAAACACATGAACATTGACTTTGACAGTTTCATCTGCTGTTTCGTCAGGCTGGAGGGCATGTTCA GAGCTTTTAATGCATTTGACAAGGATGGAGATGGTATCATCAAACTCAATGTTCTAGAG TGGCTACAGCTCACCATGTATGCTTGA